The sequence CTGGACCCGTCGTTTTATCATTACCTAAATCTATCTCCTATGGCTTGCAAAACTTCTTCTTCGGTGAAATCAGGTTCTAAGATTGTATCCTCTGTAGAAGTTATGCTATCAAACACAATCGCTTCTAAATCAGGTTTTATAATCTCTTCTTCAGTAAACAGAGCTTTATAGTAATCCACTATATGTATTTGCAATCTTACTCTGTCAGAAAAACTATGATAGAGAAACTAAGCTTTTGCAGACAGGGTGAGGCACATGACCATCTTTCGGGTCTGTTAGAATAtgaacatccaactcaaaaccaattggcaatgagtggagaggccctaaggggTTATAAACTACAAGATCTTAGAtttcccaacaatgtgggactaatagtatcaacacgccccctcacgtgtagccttattgggtctaacacgtggacaattaaatcgggtgatgcGGAGTAGAGGCGCGGTCAAAGACTCGTCgcaaaatagcctgctctgataccatgttagaatatgaacattcaactcaaaaccaattggcattgagtggagaggccctaaggggTTATAAActacaggatcttagattgcccaacaatgtgggactaatagtctCAACAGGGTCGATGTGAACCCACTAACGGCCACTCAGTTTATGACGCTCAAATTTCTTTCGGTGCAAACAGGGTATGACCCTTCCAGATTCCAAGTTTCCAACATAGTTTCTTTCGGGCACTCGTTGTACTTGTAGTGTTTTTAAGTTGTTGACATGATGACTTCTTTAGCGCAGAGAGTAATCCCTGGAAACATCATGTATCGTGTGTAATTGGAAAAAATCGTCCTGACAATACTTGTTCTAAATCAATGCCTTGCATCCATGAACGCTAACATTATTAGCACTTAAAAGTGTGCTATGAGTATTCACATCTGTATGCTCACTATCACATGGCATTTACCAAGATTTGAACAGCTCTTCAAACGGATAGCGGTACACTGATCGATTGGGCTCCCCCATTGAAATCCGACTGGACATCCAATGGGCAGGAAGGTAGCGCTCCTAACATCTAGacaagtggagtgcacgtgcCTGCACGTAGGCAAACCATGGGCTTTTCTTTTAACACTTGATCAAAACCAACAGATGAAATCTTACCTGGAGTCGCACGATTGCGTCTTCGTAACTGTGAATATTAAGTTTGTAACCCTAGAAATTGGACTTGTGAATAAGGTGTTTGGAATTTTATTAAGAAAATCTTCATACATCATGAATTGGTTGAAACCAAGCTCAAATAAATGTAGTTTCTTCTCGGAAAAATGTTAATGGAGGATTTGATGTTTCTGGTAATCACTGAATGGGAGACCCTTCAAAACCATGGATAAACATAAATCAAACGTAACCACCAAAATTAACAGAACCGTAGAACTGTAGAATATATTAGAAAACGATTTTGGTTTTAAGAATTTAGCTGTGGAGAAGAGAGAGGGGGTTgagggaaaagaagaagaaagaaaagaagtagcagctgGAGCCTGGAGATGGACTTAATCCAACGGATAACTATAAAAATACGCGTTGGACGAATAGTACGTGCGGGAACGAAAAATAGTTAGCGGTTTTTCAAGAAGGGTTGTTGGCATCAAAGGGGGAGAGATGTGTGCGGGCATATGGGCCCCACTGCTTGTCTCAGTCGGGATATACTGTCGGAACTCCAAATCGGTAAGCATACCGGGTTCACGAATCCCTTTCGGTAGAGTTTCCCCGGTATATGTAGCATTACTGCATCACTATCCACgtcaaccaaaaaagaaaacacagATTCTTATCGTCTTTGTTTTGAAAAAGAGCGACAGAAATTGAGATGGAGATGTTTATGATGGGTATTTGTCGATGGACAAAGGAGATTAAATGCTCGTTTTAGTAGATCAGAACAACAAGGGACGTGGTAAGGTGTTTGTTTTAGAGGCCGAGATATAGTAGTGACGGGTGAGAAAACAAGACAAGATTTGTAGTTACTATAATGGTTTGATCGTATGGTCGTTGGTGGTTGGTGATCCATGGTCAATGTAAATCCAAAAATGGGGGTTTGTGGCTTGATTCTGGTGATATCAAAAGTAAATTGTTCCAGTTGTGGGACATGAAGAATtggtaaaagaaaagaaaggaaaaaaagtgAATTGTCATGGTGTTGCTGTGAAAGGCAGAATTGCAAAGAATAAGGGTCGTTGTGGCTGAGCATTGAAGGATAATAATGGGTTAACTGATGCCGAGAGACGACGGTGTTGACAGATGGGCTAGAAGGTATGGAGAAACAATCATGTATCTCCTCTCCTCAGAAGGGTTATATGATGGAGACCAAGAATGTATTTCCTCGCTCCATTGTGGGTTAGATGCTGGAGAACAAGCATGTATCTCTCGTCCAAATCTAGTGCGTGATGGTTGGTTACAGTTTTTCATTGCAAAGGGCTACTGCCTGTTCATAGTGGTTATGTTTGCGTGTTTCGTAAAGATATGTTTGGCGTAGTTTGAGTTTGAGGGAGGAAGGTATCATGTTGGAGTTTAAGCTCAAACATGTTGGTGTcagaagtgtggttgaagagtttgtgacGGAAACTTGGAATACCTGCAAAGTATGGCATACTTTGTAATAGTAATATAACGCTTGTGGCATGATAAGATTGTGACAGaatcttgaaaagaaacttggaagtgtgaaggtttcgcaacaatAGTGTGACTGGAACAGAGAAGAAGAGACAACAATAAGGTTGTGAAGTAAGAGAAGCAATCACCAAGGGTGATATGTGAAAAGACAACAAGAGGAGGTTATAATACATATGAGTTGTGGAAGATGATCAACAAGAGGTAGGCGAGTGAAGTCTACGAGTTATGGTTTAGATAAGACTTGATGTACTCAAGGGGCATGAGAAGTGAAGCAATTCCAGCGTGGAATTTGAAGAGTGAGACAGAGCTATAATGCTCTGTGTGGAAATCCTGCGAGTGAAGTAGATTACAAATTATGAGTCAGTAAGTTGGTATGGAAATCCTACGAGTGAAATAGGTAAAAAAGAGAAATGATGGAAATCCCGCGAGTGAAGTAAGTAAAGAATTTGGTTTCgtgtttggttagcaagttgATAGAACACAAAAATAGTATTTCTAGCTTATTAAAGATTTGTTaaaaatatcttggtttaaggaggatgttggaagttaaaccaagatatggtgaagTGGTCATTGAAGCAACTAGTTGAAGTGGATACGGATCGGtgaagcaactagcacaagttgacACGGTGTGTTTAGCTTGAAGATGAAGTAAACTTGAGAAGCAAGTTTTTGGAGTATTAGAGTTTATTACGTATAGAGTTTGGAATTTTCTAGAAGAGCctttgtttagagtttgatctttgttAGGAAAGTTTTTTTTGCTTGGTAGTCTAGTTTGTTAACACTATGAATAGGTTGTTGAGCTATGTTTTTATCAATGTAGTTGTTTGTGCATTGGTGTTTATGTTCTCCTCTCTCCTACTGGATCCTACATGCTATGAGTATTCCTATTTGTATGCTCACTATCTCATAGCATTAACCAATATTTGAACAGCTGATCAAACGGATAGTGTTACATTGATCAAGCTGGCTTGACACTGAAATCCCGACTGAACTTCCAATGGGTACGAAGGTAACACTACTAGCATCTAGATCAGTGCGGGCATATGGGCCCCACTGCTTGTCTCAGTCGGATTTACTATCGGGACTCCAACTCGGTAGGTCTATCGAGTTAACGAATCCCTATCGGGAGGGTTTCGGTGGTATATGTAGCAGTACTGCATCACTATCGATGCAAACAACAAAGAAACGCCAAATAGAAACATAGTGGTTCAGATTCTTATCGTCTTTCTTTTGAAAAAGATCGACGGAGATTGTGATCCTTAACTCTTTCATAAAAAGGGCTCTATTTGTCTAATAGATTTAAGATAATCTATCAGATAATACTAGAATGTGTATGGACCAAATATTGGGGTCAAGTTCCAACTCCGGTTGGTTAGCGATACTTTTCTCATTTCCAGTCGGTAGTACAATAGTTAGAGAGGTACTTGCGAGCTGGTGGTTGCATATGTGGGCTGGCCTACTTGGTTTAGTATTCGTCCCGACTCCTGCCTTACACTCCCCCTGTCACCTCTTCCATTACCCGTCTTGACGTCAAaattgatttgctcgaggatgaTAAATTGTATCTTAGTTAACCAAATAGCGTGCGCATATGGAAAGAATATACCTATGTGTCTGATACGCAAATGCGTGCGTCCCAACATCACGAGGCTCAGGCGGACACGTGACATGATCATTTCAGGAGTGTCCCTGCTACATAACATGCAGAAGATTTGCCCCCTTATCCTCATATCTTACCGCGTGTCTAAACCAAATTCAATCGCCATGTCAAATTTGCTAACAGATGTCAAATCCTACGCATGCACAGATGCACACTCTACTTgttcattttttatttgttttcacttcTTTTGACTGGACAGTTCTATAAAAGGAAAATGacattttagttttgaatttatcGTCATCATAAATCGAGTCAATGGAAATAATAGAAGATGATCATGATCATAGCAATAAGATGGGTGGATCATCTCTACCGCCCATTGGAATATTATTGGAAAAAGATgtaccagcagcagcaacaacaacgacGGTTGGGATATTAGTATCGTCGGGAGGAAATGAACTCTGCGGTGGTGGTTGTGATGATGATATAAGCAGAGATATTTTACAGTGTGTCTCACACGGTTCTGTTTCTGTGTGCGGTGGAAGACCGGAGATGGAAGATGCTGTTACTATAGTACAAAACTTATTACCTTCATCAAATAATGTCCGTCCGCGCAACCATGATCATGGGGGAGAAGTGAAATATGATTTCTTTGGTGTGTATGATGGACATGGTGGCTCCGTTGTAGCAAACCTATGTTGTGAGCGGTTACATAAGATACTGGTGACTGAGACTGTATCATCAAATCTAGATGGGATCGAGTGGGAGAATGTCATGGTGAGTTGCTTTGAAAAAATGGATAGAGAAGTAAGTGAAAAAGAAGTTGAAATCAAAAGTATTAAGTCGCAAGGATCAACGGCTGTAGTTTCTTTGATTAGCAAAGATAAAATTATTGTTGCTAATTGTGGTGATTCTAGGGCTGTCTTGTCTCGTGCTGGCTCACCACCGATCCCACTTTCCCAAGATCATAAGGTAACTTTACTTctgctatttatttatttttaagtaaCATACGACGTGTCAACAGATTAATTTGCAGTTTAAGCCTGACAGGAAAGATGAGATGGAGAGAATTGAAGCAGCTGGAGGAACGGTAATCAACTGGAAT comes from Papaver somniferum cultivar HN1 chromosome 7, ASM357369v1, whole genome shotgun sequence and encodes:
- the LOC113294011 gene encoding protein phosphatase 2C 51-like, whose protein sequence is MEIIEDDHDHSNKMGGSSLPPIGILLEKDVPAAATTTTVGILVSSGGNELCGGGCDDDISRDILQCVSHGSVSVCGGRPEMEDAVTIVQNLLPSSNNVRPRNHDHGGEVKYDFFGVYDGHGGSVVANLCCERLHKILVTETVSSNLDGIEWENVMVSCFEKMDREVSEKEVEIKSIKSQGSTAVVSLISKDKIIVANCGDSRAVLSRAGSPPIPLSQDHKPDRKDEMERIEAAGGTVINWNGFRVLGVLATSRCIGDRYLKPFVTSVPEVTITSRNESDEFLIFASDGLWDVMSNKMACQIARKCLEGKVARISSSLLDHTCNAAFAAAVLAEVAMARGSKDNISVVIVELKKLIQVDG